Proteins from a genomic interval of Sander vitreus isolate 19-12246 chromosome 6, sanVit1, whole genome shotgun sequence:
- the tstd3 gene encoding thiosulfate sulfurtransferase/rhodanese-like domain-containing protein 3 has translation MALRRCCWGFAGVVPRLLWNSTVLSGSSVPGARSSVFSLVNTHHGCKTTELLLRGFSSAPPSTDVSYEQLKQLLAGQKVVLIDVREPWELREYGGIPGSINVPLGQVNTALQLGPEEFNEQYGGKMPQQTDNIVFTCLKGIRSKDALNTAASLGYKDVKHYPGGWQDWVKNE, from the exons ATGGCTCTCAGAAGGTGTTGTTGGGGATTTGCAGGGGTTGTTCCGCGGCTGTTATGGAACAGTACCGTCCTGTCTGGGTCTTCCGTCCCGGGAGCACGAAGCTCTGTGTTCAGCCTTGTCAACACTCACCACGGTTGCAAAA ctACAGAGTTGCTGCTCCGCGGGTTCAGTTCCGCGCCACCGAGCACGGATGTGAGTTATGAGCAGCTGAAGCAGCTCCTGGCTGGCCAGAAGGTTGTACTTATAGACGTCCGAGAGCCCTGGGAACTCAGGGAGTACGGCGGCATCCCCGGGTCAATTAACGTTCCTC TGGGACAGGTGAACACTGCCCTCCAGCTGGGTCCGGAAGAGTTCAATGAACAGTATGGTGGTAAAATGCCCCAGCAGACAGATAACATTGTGTTCACCTGTCTGAAAGGGATCAGGAGCAAGGACGCGCTCAACACTGCCGCCTCGCTGGGATACAAAGA TGTTAAGCATTACCCGGGTGGATGGCAAGACTGggtgaaaaatgaatga